The window CTTTACCCTGGGTGGATTTAATTCAGAACAAGCCATGACGCCCTTGATATTAATCTGCTCTCTTTCCAGGATATCACAAATCTGATTCAAACGTCCCGGTTTGTTATCTGTAGTAATAGAAAGCTGGGTTACAGACATAAAAAAGTCCTCTACTTACTGGTTAAGAAAATCATATCCTTTGGTTACCGCCTGGCAACTGACTTTTACCAACGCCGGTTTACTCCCCATCAGGATTTCCAAACTTTTAAACACCGATTCCTGGGTCAGCACTTGTCCCAGGTTGACCAGACTTCCAAGAAGAATCATGTTGGCTGAACGATCATTTCCCAGTTCCCGGGCCAGTTCATTGGCGGGCACAGGGATAAAATCGATATCACTTCTCTTGGGCAAATCGACAATGATGGAAGAGTTATAGAGCAATTTGCCGCCGGAAACCAACCGGTTCATAAAAGCCATTGCCGAAGGCTGGTTCATGGCCACCAGAATATCAGGATTTGAAACCACCGGTGAGGCAATTTCTTCAGCGGAAATACAGACAGTACAGTTTGCGGTACCGCCACGCACGGCAGCGCCATAGGCCGGGAGGTAGGTAGCATGCAAACCCTGAATCATGCCTGCATTACCCAACACGTTACCCAGAGTCAAAACTCCCTGACCACCGGAACCGGCACAAAGTGTATTTAAAATCATCCTTTTTGCTTCCTTTTTTCTTCCCGCTTATCAGTTAGCAACCCGGGCTGGTATTCTTTAGACATTTCTTCAGTAATCCATCGACAAGCTTGAAGTGGCGTCATTTTCCAGTTGG of the Pseudomonadota bacterium genome contains:
- a CDS encoding 2-oxoacid:acceptor oxidoreductase family protein, which codes for MILNTLCAGSGGQGVLTLGNVLGNAGMIQGLHATYLPAYGAAVRGGTANCTVCISAEEIASPVVSNPDILVAMNQPSAMAFMNRLVSGGKLLYNSSIIVDLPKRSDIDFIPVPANELARELGNDRSANMILLGSLVNLGQVLTQESVFKSLEILMGSKPALVKVSCQAVTKGYDFLNQ